Proteins encoded together in one Archaeoglobus neptunius window:
- a CDS encoding 3-hydroxyacyl-CoA dehydrogenase family protein: MFKKIGVVGFGVMGTQIAQFFAQQNLEVVAVDVSEKTLKEGMEVIKSGRFGLQRLVERGKMKEDEMNAVLGRIATSTDYSVLADCDLVIEAVFENADLKLKVLKEIDAIAGDAVIGSNTSSISITKLSSAVTNPGKFLGIHFFNPVQVQKLVELVKGLLSDEKLVVEIKEWFIGLGKVPIVVNDSPGFATSRLGLLLGKEAMMMLQEGVATPQDIDIGMMLGYGYSMGPIETGDLVGLDTRLRIYEAMFDATKDPKWAPPKLLVQLVDAGYLGDPAVKPGSKGGVYEFYGQERATQVLRRLGLRK; this comes from the coding sequence ATGTTTAAGAAGATAGGAGTTGTTGGCTTTGGTGTGATGGGGACCCAGATCGCACAGTTTTTCGCCCAGCAGAACCTGGAAGTTGTTGCGGTTGATGTGAGCGAGAAAACGCTGAAGGAAGGGATGGAGGTAATAAAGTCTGGGAGGTTTGGTCTGCAAAGGCTGGTTGAACGAGGGAAGATGAAAGAGGATGAGATGAATGCAGTTCTGGGGCGAATAGCCACATCGACCGACTATTCTGTGCTGGCAGACTGTGATCTGGTAATTGAGGCTGTTTTTGAGAATGCAGACCTCAAGCTGAAAGTTCTGAAGGAGATTGATGCTATTGCGGGAGATGCAGTTATAGGTTCGAACACATCATCCATAAGCATTACGAAACTCTCTTCAGCAGTCACAAATCCAGGAAAGTTTCTGGGTATCCACTTTTTCAATCCTGTCCAGGTCCAGAAGTTGGTTGAACTTGTCAAAGGACTTTTGAGTGATGAAAAACTGGTTGTGGAGATAAAGGAGTGGTTTATCGGGCTGGGAAAGGTTCCCATAGTCGTTAATGATTCGCCCGGTTTTGCAACCTCACGTCTCGGACTGTTGCTGGGCAAGGAGGCAATGATGATGCTGCAGGAAGGTGTGGCAACTCCTCAGGACATAGATATCGGCATGATGCTGGGTTATGGTTATTCAATGGGCCCCATTGAGACCGGTGATCTTGTCGGACTGGATACAAGATTGAGGATTTATGAAGCCATGTTTGACGCAACCAAAGATCCGAAATGGGCACCACCCAAGCTCCTTGTACAGCTTGTTGATGCGGGTTATCTTGGGGATCCTGCAGTAAAACCGGGTAGTAAAGGTGGGGTTTACGAATTCTATGGGCAGGAAAGAGCGACACAGGTTTTGAGGAGACTTGGGCTGAGAAAATAG
- a CDS encoding enoyl-CoA hydratase/isomerase family protein, whose product MGERIKFEVDGGLGIAVLSRPEKLNALDVKTRIELKEVLEQAEKSVRVLIITGSGRAFAAGADINELLQRDPVKALEATKLGTELFNRLEDLEIPVIAAINGYALGGGCELAMACDIRIASEKAKFGQPEINLAIIPGAGGTQRLPRLVGLGMAKRLVLTGEIIDARTALRIGLVDEVVEHDRLMEKAREIAGRILEKSPLAVKIAKKALNASMNMPLRDGIRYEASLFSLLFSSEDAKEGMRAFLEKRKPEFRGW is encoded by the coding sequence ATGGGAGAGAGGATTAAGTTTGAGGTTGATGGGGGTTTGGGAATTGCAGTCCTTAGCAGACCAGAGAAGCTCAACGCACTGGATGTGAAAACTAGAATTGAGCTTAAAGAGGTTCTGGAGCAGGCAGAAAAGAGCGTTAGGGTTCTGATCATTACTGGAAGTGGCAGGGCGTTTGCTGCTGGGGCAGATATAAACGAGTTGCTTCAAAGAGACCCCGTTAAGGCTTTAGAAGCAACAAAACTTGGTACGGAACTTTTCAATCGTCTGGAGGATCTTGAGATACCTGTGATTGCTGCCATTAATGGATACGCTCTTGGTGGAGGGTGTGAGCTGGCAATGGCATGTGATATTAGAATTGCCAGTGAAAAGGCGAAGTTCGGTCAACCGGAAATCAATCTTGCCATAATTCCCGGAGCGGGGGGTACGCAGAGGTTGCCCAGGCTTGTTGGATTGGGAATGGCGAAGAGGCTGGTGCTGACAGGAGAGATCATTGATGCTCGCACAGCATTGAGGATCGGTCTTGTCGATGAGGTGGTGGAGCACGATAGGCTGATGGAGAAGGCCAGAGAGATTGCAGGCAGAATACTGGAGAAATCGCCGCTGGCTGTTAAGATTGCCAAAAAGGCTCTAAACGCATCCATGAACATGCCGCTCAGAGACGGGATTAGGTACGAAGCGAGCCTGTTCTCACTCCTGTTCTCAAGTGAAGATGCAAAGGAGGGGATGAGGGCTTTCCTGGAAAAGAGAAAACCCGAGTTTAGGGGGTGGTAG